A stretch of DNA from Terriglobales bacterium:
CTTCGAGCGGTAATCGATGGTGAAGACCGCAGCCTTGTCAGCCATGTCGTAGGGATCGGCTGCGATCGAGAACCTTTCCATCGGGTGATCGTCATGCGCTGGATACGTCTTCGCCGGATACACCTTTGGCATGACGAATTCCTTCGCGGCGAAAGCAACTACCGAAGCGAACAGCAGAAGAACAAAGCACAGCCTGACCACGCGTTGCATGACTAAATTATGGTCCCTCGCGCACCTAAGTACAACTTGGCGGTTATCGCGGAAGATCGGCATCATTGCTGAATTCGCTGGGCTCCCAGCGGTACTTCTTTCCGTCCCAGAAGACCAGGGCGTTGAGTCCGCCGCCTTCCTTTGCGGCGATACCGGTCACGGTCCGCTTCTTATAGGGAACTGTACCCAAACCAAGTGACTCGAACGGCAGATTAATAATCACAAACTTGGCTTTGGGTTTTTGGTTACGCCAGTCGTGGATTACGTTCACACAGTGCGAGGTGCCGTCTCCGAAGCCGCTGAAACGGGCTGTAACTTTCGCATCGCCGAACCCGAAGTACTCGTCGTACGGGTCGACGACCTTGTAGTTTTTGTCGGCGCTGCGAGCCAGCGGATCTTTTCCAAACGTCACGATCGCGACGTCCTCAACCCCGTCACCGTCGAAATCGGCAGGCAATGGATGGAACTTCGGATCAACCTTGAATCCTTCGCCAAATTGCGAATCCAAAAATTGCTGGAGGGAGTTTTCCGGTACCGGGTTTGCCGCGGGCTGTTGGGCTGGTGCTGCCACAGAGGCGAAAAGAAACGAGGAAAATAGTACGATTCGGAACAGCATGCCGCTAATGTAACCCGGAAGTACCCCGATGCAACGAAAGGAATCGCATCGGGCAACAATGGGCGGCAGTTTTCCGTGGGAGGGAAAGATGAGGATCGTGGTAACGGGAGCCAGTGGACTCATAGGCTCAGCGTTGGTGCAGTCGCTCGAGGCGGATGGGCACGAAGTCATCCACTTAGTGCGTCGGGCGCCGGCAAACGACCGTGAGCGGCGGTGGGATCCCAACGGTCAGCCCGATCCGGAAATGGTCGAAGGCTCCGATGCTGTCGTTCATCTGGCGGCCGAAACGATCTCCGGCTGGTGGACGGAGAAGAAGAAGTCTCGAATCCTCAACAGCCGTGTGCGCGGTACGGAAACGATCGCAGCGGCCATCGCGCGGGCCGAGAAAAAGCCCAGGGTGTTTCTCTCGGCTTCGGGGGCCGGCTACTACGGCAACCGGAAAGACGAAGTCCTCACCGAACAAAGTACGCCGGGTTCGGGATTCCTGGCGGACTTGGCAAAGCAATGGGAAGCAGCAACGAAGCCGGCTTCCAGTGCAGGGGTACGCGTGGTGCTCATGCGGATCAGTGTGGTGCTAAGCAAGAACGGGGGCGCACTCCCCCAGATGTTGCCGTCTTTCAAGATGGGACTGGGTGGAAAGATCGGCAACGGCAAGCAGTACTGGCCGTGGATCACTATCGACGACGTCGTGCGGGCAATCCGGTTCGCCATGGAGAACGAATCCCTGAATGGTCCGGTCAATCTTTGCTCGCCTCAGCAAACCACGAACAAAGCTTTCACGAAAGCACTGGGGCGCGTACTGGGGAAGCCGACATTTTTCCCGCTGCCCTCGGTGGCCGTCACCCTCATGCTCGGCGAAATGGGGCAGGAGGCGCTACTTAGCAGCGGGCGGGTGGAACCCGCAAAGCTGAAGGCCGCCGGCTTTCAGTTCCAGCATCCCGAAATCGAGCAGGCGCTGAGGTCCGTTCTGGGTTAGCGCACAGCCTTACCAAGTTGCATCTAAGAGTTCGGCGGATTGTCGTCCTCCGCCTCTGACTATCTCTGGAGTGAGTACGTGGCTGATCGACAACCAGACGCCTATCCGCTGATTCGCAAGCTTCTTCCCTACACGACTGCCCTCCTGGTGATCGTCACGATTTATGTGGGCTACATCGTTTACTCGCGCTGGAAAGACCGTCGCGACGCCGCTGAGCAGGTATCGACCGAAGAAGTGCAGGGAGCGCAGAAGAGCTACGAAGCCTACGGTAAGGGCCAGGTAAAGGTACTCAACTTCACGGCCGACCCGGGAGTCGTCCATCCGGGGCAGAAGGTCAGCATCTGCTACGGCGTGTCGAACGCCAAAACGGTGGCAATTGAGCCCAAACCCGAGGGCGAGACCTGGCCATCTCTGGCGCGATGCGTCAGCGCCTCACCGACGAAGAGCACTGCCTACACGATCACCGCAAAAGACGAGAGCGGTAACGCGGACACCAAGACCATCCAGGTAAACGTGGATTAGCGACATCCCCGATGTTCGCCAATTTTTAGTGCTGTCCTGCTCCGACACTCTCTTGTTGCTGCTGCCCGAAGACCTTGCCGAAGTAGTCGCCGGGGTTCCAGTTCGGACGCGAGTTCATGTTCGCAATGGCGTACCCGATCGCGTAGTTCAGGCGGGTGAACCTCGCCGCCGCTTCGAAGCTTAGCGGTTGGCTCATGTCGTCTTGCGGAGAATGGTAGATGTGCTTCATCCATTCGCGGGTTACGGCCGCGCCGTCCACCTTGGCATCCGAAGCTTTGTCTCCACCGGTTATGGCCACCGCCGGAATGCCTTTCTGAACCAGCGAGTATTGGTCGCTGCGGACAAAAAAGTTCTCCTCCGGCATGCTGTCGGGACTCAGTTCCACGTCCTCGGACCTGGCAGCGGCCTCAACCAGCGGGCCAAGGCTCGAGTGATCGGCGCCGAGGGCTACCAGATCCTTGAAGTCGAAGGTCATCGGGATTTCGTCCATGTTCACGTTCGCGGCGATTCGCGTGATCGGCACCGTCGGGTAATGTGCGAAGTAGTCTGAGCCGAGCAGGCCTTCTTCTTCCGCGGTTACGGCGAGGAACATGATCGAACGTCGAGGCGGACGAGGCGCCGTGGCGAATGCATGAGCCATCTCGATGAGAGCTGCTGTGCCGGAGGCGTTATCGAGCGCACCGTTGTAAATGCTGTCCCCCTTGACGGCCCTGCCGATGCCGAGGTGATCGGCATGCGCGGTGTAGAGCACGTATTCATTCTTGAGTTGCGGATCGGATCCGGGAAGTATTCCGGCCACGTTGGCACTCTTCAAGTTTTCGTGCTTCGAAACCTGGTGGATGGCGACCTTGGCCGCGAGTGGGAACGTCGGCAACTTGCCGAGAGATTCGGTCGCCATCACTTCGTCGAAATTCTTCGGTGCACCCTGGAACAGCACCTTCGCGGCTTCAACGCTCAAGTAAGCTGAACCCTTGATCTGCGGACGCACGTCGCTGGGAACTCCTTTCGGATCAAGCCAGCGCATACCCGGCAGGCGAAGGAACCCGGCGAAGCGGTCAAATGGCGTTTTCGTCTCCGGTTCTCCGGCCCAAATCACTAAAACTCCAACCGCTCCGTGATCGGCAGCAACTTTCGTCTTCTCCACTGATCCGGAGAAATGGGCGCGCTCCGCAGCAGGAAACGTTTTTGGCGCGCCGTAAACGAAGGCCACGATCTTGCCTTTTACGTCGAGCCCTTTGTAGTCGTCGTGGTTGAACTCAGGCGCGACCACCCCATATCCGACAAACGCGACCGGCGCTTCGATCGACGTGTTCTCGTACAGAGGACTGCCGGTCATCATGAAATTCTTTTCGAACTGGAGTTTAGTTTCACGACCATTGTTGATGATGCTCAACGACGACTGTTCCGGCTCGATCACAGTTCGACGCAGCGGCACCTGCTGGAAGTAGCTGCCATCCGTCCCGCCTGGCTTCAGCCCGATCTCCTGGAACTGCGCCCGAATGTAATGCGCCGCAATGTCGTACCCGCGCGTACCCGCCTCGCGTCCTTCCAGCAGGTCGTCGGAGAGAAACTCCATGTGGGCCCGAATGGCTTCCGGCCGTATTCGCTGCAGAGAATCTCCCGAAGGCAGTGGTGGGGCAGCAGCGCTTTCGGCGACGAGCGACGAAACAGCGAGCAGGGCAAACGCGAAGATAAGTGCGAGTCGGTTGAACATGGAGTTTCCTTGTCTGGCGATGGAATGTGCCTGGCACCGGTGGTGCCCGCATTTCCGAGTTGATTTCATCCTAGGTACAGACGGAAAGCTGGTCAATTTGGCCCCTGGAGGCATACCGGAAACAGAGCAGTCCGTCCCATGCAAGTGCACGAAACACGCCGGTTTCCACTTAGTTGCGTGCTGTCGGGGTCGACCCCCGTCCGGGTGTTATGTGATGCAAATCACAGGGGTTTGTGCTCAGTTTCCCCCATGGGAAGGCCTTCCGGGGTGCTAAATTGAAAATGAATGTCAGCACCAGATTCCATTTTCGTAAAGGCCTGCAAGGGCCTTCCTACGCCGGTCACGCCCGCTTGGTTCATGCGGCAGGCCGGACGCTACATGGCTGAGTACCGCGCCGTCCGCAAGCACCACTCGCTGGTTGAGATCTGTAAGACACCGGCTCTGGCTGCGCAGGTAACGATTGAAGCCGCAGAAATCCTGAAGGTCGACGCCGCCATTATCTTTGCCGACCTCCTGTTACCTCTCGAAGTGATGGGACTTCCCTTTCGCTTCGAGGCTGGCGAAGGTCCTGTAATCGAGAAGCCGGTCCGGACGGAGTCGGATGTCGCACAGTTGCGCACCGACCGAGCTGCCGATTTGGCCTATGTCGGCGAATCGATTCGACTGGTCACGCGCCACTTCGGCGACAAGCTGCCTTGCATCGGTTTCTGTGGTGCTCCGTTTACGCTCGCCAGCTACATGATCGAGGGCGGCGGTTCGCGGCATTACGTGAATACCAAGAAGATGATGTACAACCAGCCCCGCGCGTGGGACGCCCTGATGGAGAAACTCATCAGCGTGCTTGCCGAATACACCGAAGAGCAGGTTCGCGCCGGCGCAGACGTTGTGCAGGTCTTTGATAGCTGGGTCGGCTGTCTCAGCGTGGACGATTATCGCCGTTACGCCTTGCCGCGCACGAAGGAGCTGGTCCAACGCCTGAAGAAGACCGGCGCTCCTGTCATCTACTTCGGAACCGACAGCACCACGCTATTGCCTTCGATGCAGGAAACCGGCGCCGACGTCATCGGACTGGATTGGCGCGTTCCGCTCGACGAAGGATGGAAACTGCTCGGGAATCGCGGGGCCGTGCAAGGGAACCTCGACCCAATCGCGCTGTTCGCGCCGCAAAGCGAAATCAGAGCGCGAGTAGCGGATATTATCCAACGCGCTGGCGGACGCCCGGGACACATCTTCAACCTCGGACATGGCATCGTTCCGGAAACGCCAGTAGAAAACGTAAAGGCGCTGCTCGAAATGGTACACGAACTTTCAGCTCGCACCGTAACGCAGACGGTTTAGCGGAGACCAACTTGTCGGAGCAGACACAATCAACAGCCGTGTTGTTGCTCGCGCACGGTAGTCCTGAGAGCGTGCAGGACATCCCGGAATTTTTGCGCTACGTCACGGGTGGTCGAGGGCTGCCTGAATCCGTAGTGAAGGAAGTGCAGCACCGCTACAGCTTGATCGGCAAATCGCCTCTCACGGAGATCACCTTGAAGCAGGCTGCGGCCGTTGAGCGAGAGCTTGGCGTTCGCACCTACGTCGGCATGCGCAACTGGATGCCGTTTACCAGCAAAGCAATCGCGGATATGAACGCGGCGGGCGTGACGCATGCAGTCGCTATCTGCCTGGCCCCGCATAACTCGCGGACCAGCGTCGGTTTGTACCGGAAGGCGCTCGAGGGTGCTCCGTTCGAGATCGATTTCGTGGAAAGCTGGCACGATCATCCACTGCTGATCAAAGCATTCGCGGAGCGGCTTCAGCAGGGATTCTCGCGAGCAAGCGAAGAAAACGGCGGCAAGATGCCGATCATCTTTACTGCGCACAGCGTTCCTCAGCGCACGGTGAACGAAGGTGATCCCTACGAGTGTCAGACGGTGCACAGTGCGCAGTTAGTCGCCGCGGAAGCCGGGTTCGCAGCAGCAGACTGCAAGTTCGCCTTCCAGAGCCAGGGCATGAGCGGAGGGCCATGGCTAGGTCCGACGGTGGAAGAAACCATCGTCGCCCTGAAAGCCGAAGGGCACACAGCCGTCTTCATCCAGCCGATCGGTTTTGTTTGCGATCACGTCGAAGTGCTCTACGATATCGATATCGCCTTCAAGCATTTCGCCGAAGAACACGGGATGAAACTGTGGCGAGCCGAGTCGCTCAACGAGTCGCCCACGTTCATCAAGGCCGTGGCTGATGTGGCGCGGCAACGTCTGGCATTGAAAGCCGGCGCTTAAAAGAGAACATTTGAAGACCATCGCCATTATCGGAGCTGGAGTATCGGGCCTTGCTGCCGCGACCGCGCTACAACGCGCAAAGGAAGCCGGCGCCGACCTGGAGTTCACGCTATACGAGCGCAGCGAACGGCTTGGTGGGGTGATGGTTACCGAGCAACTCGATGGCTGCCTCATCGAGGCCGGTCCAGATTCATTTCTTTCCGAGAAAACTTACGGCACGGATTTCTGCAAGCTCTTCGGACTTGGTGACCAGATCATCGGCTCCAACGACGACGAACGTATCACCTACATCGTGGTAAAGAACCGGCTCATCGCGATGCCAGACGGCCTGATGTTCATGGTTCCCACCAAGATTCTGCCGACTGTCACCACACCCCTGTTTACCTGGGGAACCAAGATCAAGATGGGCTTGGAGTTCTTCTCGAAGCCTCCGGTCAAGAATGGCGATGAGACTGTCGGCGATCTCGTGCGACGTCATTACGGACAGGAGGTTGTTGAGCGGCTTGCCGATCCGCTGCTCTCCGGTGTGTACGGCGGTGATGCCGACAGCCTAAGCGTTCAGGCTGTGCTGCCGCGCTTCGCCGACATGGAAAGCAAGTACGGGAGCCTGAGCAAAGGCATGCTCGTAGCGCGCAAGAAAATGGCGGAGATGACGAAGAAGATGGGGCCAAACTACAGGCCGCGGCCTCTGTTCTCTTCCCTCCACAACGGCATGCAGCAGTTAATCGATGCCGTGGTGAAATTTCTCCCTGCGGATCGCATTCGAACCGGGGTCGCTGTCGATTCCCTCCAGCGCGAAGGGAATCTGTGGCGAGTGGCAATCAACGGGGAGCGACGATTCTTTGACGGTGTGGTGATCGCAACTCCGGCCCACGCCGCTGGAAGGCTGTTGCGGCCGCTAAGTTATGCGCTCGCTTCTGAACTCGAATCCGTTTCCTACAGCTCTTCGGTAACTGTCGCTGCCACCTACAACCGCAGTGATCTTGCGAAGATGCCTCCCGGCTTTGGATTTCTTGTACCGAAGTCGGAGCGCCGCCGCATACGTGCGCTTACCTTCGTTCACAACAAGTTTCCTCACCGCGCACCGGCCGATAGGGGCAT
This window harbors:
- the hemE gene encoding uroporphyrinogen decarboxylase, which encodes MSAPDSIFVKACKGLPTPVTPAWFMRQAGRYMAEYRAVRKHHSLVEICKTPALAAQVTIEAAEILKVDAAIIFADLLLPLEVMGLPFRFEAGEGPVIEKPVRTESDVAQLRTDRAADLAYVGESIRLVTRHFGDKLPCIGFCGAPFTLASYMIEGGGSRHYVNTKKMMYNQPRAWDALMEKLISVLAEYTEEQVRAGADVVQVFDSWVGCLSVDDYRRYALPRTKELVQRLKKTGAPVIYFGTDSTTLLPSMQETGADVIGLDWRVPLDEGWKLLGNRGAVQGNLDPIALFAPQSEIRARVADIIQRAGGRPGHIFNLGHGIVPETPVENVKALLEMVHELSARTVTQTV
- the hemG gene encoding protoporphyrinogen oxidase, giving the protein MKTIAIIGAGVSGLAAATALQRAKEAGADLEFTLYERSERLGGVMVTEQLDGCLIEAGPDSFLSEKTYGTDFCKLFGLGDQIIGSNDDERITYIVVKNRLIAMPDGLMFMVPTKILPTVTTPLFTWGTKIKMGLEFFSKPPVKNGDETVGDLVRRHYGQEVVERLADPLLSGVYGGDADSLSVQAVLPRFADMESKYGSLSKGMLVARKKMAEMTKKMGPNYRPRPLFSSLHNGMQQLIDAVVKFLPADRIRTGVAVDSLQREGNLWRVAINGERRFFDGVVIATPAHAAGRLLRPLSYALASELESVSYSSSVTVAATYNRSDLAKMPPGFGFLVPKSERRRIRALTFVHNKFPHRAPADRGIVRVFLGGLSDEGVLSLSDDEILGTVRRELREMIKLEAEPRTERVYRWNKSMAQYGPGHLDRVKRIREAVAAAPGLALAGNAYQGIGVPDCIASGLIAANSLLDQFSIPRPELGINLQPVATR
- the hemH gene encoding ferrochelatase, which encodes MSEQTQSTAVLLLAHGSPESVQDIPEFLRYVTGGRGLPESVVKEVQHRYSLIGKSPLTEITLKQAAAVERELGVRTYVGMRNWMPFTSKAIADMNAAGVTHAVAICLAPHNSRTSVGLYRKALEGAPFEIDFVESWHDHPLLIKAFAERLQQGFSRASEENGGKMPIIFTAHSVPQRTVNEGDPYECQTVHSAQLVAAEAGFAAADCKFAFQSQGMSGGPWLGPTVEETIVALKAEGHTAVFIQPIGFVCDHVEVLYDIDIAFKHFAEEHGMKLWRAESLNESPTFIKAVADVARQRLALKAGA
- a CDS encoding TIGR01777 family oxidoreductase; the encoded protein is MRIVVTGASGLIGSALVQSLEADGHEVIHLVRRAPANDRERRWDPNGQPDPEMVEGSDAVVHLAAETISGWWTEKKKSRILNSRVRGTETIAAAIARAEKKPRVFLSASGAGYYGNRKDEVLTEQSTPGSGFLADLAKQWEAATKPASSAGVRVVLMRISVVLSKNGGALPQMLPSFKMGLGGKIGNGKQYWPWITIDDVVRAIRFAMENESLNGPVNLCSPQQTTNKAFTKALGRVLGKPTFFPLPSVAVTLMLGEMGQEALLSSGRVEPAKLKAAGFQFQHPEIEQALRSVLG
- a CDS encoding M28 family metallopeptidase, which encodes MFNRLALIFAFALLAVSSLVAESAAAPPLPSGDSLQRIRPEAIRAHMEFLSDDLLEGREAGTRGYDIAAHYIRAQFQEIGLKPGGTDGSYFQQVPLRRTVIEPEQSSLSIINNGRETKLQFEKNFMMTGSPLYENTSIEAPVAFVGYGVVAPEFNHDDYKGLDVKGKIVAFVYGAPKTFPAAERAHFSGSVEKTKVAADHGAVGVLVIWAGEPETKTPFDRFAGFLRLPGMRWLDPKGVPSDVRPQIKGSAYLSVEAAKVLFQGAPKNFDEVMATESLGKLPTFPLAAKVAIHQVSKHENLKSANVAGILPGSDPQLKNEYVLYTAHADHLGIGRAVKGDSIYNGALDNASGTAALIEMAHAFATAPRPPRRSIMFLAVTAEEEGLLGSDYFAHYPTVPITRIAANVNMDEIPMTFDFKDLVALGADHSSLGPLVEAAARSEDVELSPDSMPEENFFVRSDQYSLVQKGIPAVAITGGDKASDAKVDGAAVTREWMKHIYHSPQDDMSQPLSFEAAARFTRLNYAIGYAIANMNSRPNWNPGDYFGKVFGQQQQESVGAGQH